In the genome of Catenulispora sp. MAP5-51, one region contains:
- a CDS encoding lectin, whose product MTLSRRTLLSSALAGTALAAAGGSELSSAFATSPAQASPAASAAGDVVGKITVGYQGWFACIGDGAPIDAWWHWSQNESQAPSPSNENIKAWPDMSIYSAGYKTGYANLGNGSAPTLFSSYDQSTVNAQFSLMQQNGCDTAALQRFDPNGSEGPTRNAVTAKVNTAAQQYGRKFYIMYDASGWTNMKTEMPADWTNVMSQYASSPAYAHQNGKPVVGIWGFGFNDANHPWSAADCLSVVQWFQSQGCYVMGGVPTYWRTGVNDSRSGYLNVYSAFNMISPWMVGRIGSAADSNNFYTNVNVGDQSYCNSHGIDYQPCVLPGDLSARQRAHGDFMWAQFYNMVRVGAQGIYISMFDEYGEGNQILNTAPTQASVPTNSGLLSLDEDGTACSADYYLRLTNDGGRMLKGQIALTATRPTAPVLNGGGGGGGGTGCGQMAANQQITVNQSTLSCDGRFKLVLQGDGNLVLYQGSTPLWASNTVGQASANAIMQGDGNFVVYDGSGKPLWASNTAGNSGAYLSVQNDGNTVIFSASGATLWSTGTGGH is encoded by the coding sequence ATGACGCTCTCCCGACGCACCCTGCTGTCCTCAGCCCTGGCCGGCACGGCGCTGGCCGCCGCCGGCGGCTCCGAGCTGTCCTCGGCGTTCGCCACGTCCCCGGCCCAGGCGTCCCCGGCCGCCTCGGCGGCCGGGGACGTGGTCGGCAAGATCACCGTCGGCTACCAGGGCTGGTTCGCCTGTATCGGGGACGGGGCGCCGATCGACGCGTGGTGGCACTGGAGCCAGAACGAGTCGCAGGCTCCGTCGCCGAGCAACGAGAACATCAAGGCCTGGCCCGACATGAGCATCTACAGCGCGGGATACAAGACCGGATACGCCAATCTGGGCAACGGTTCCGCGCCGACGCTGTTCTCGTCCTACGACCAGTCCACCGTCAACGCCCAGTTCTCGCTGATGCAGCAGAACGGCTGCGACACCGCCGCGCTCCAGCGCTTCGACCCGAACGGCAGCGAAGGCCCGACCCGCAACGCCGTCACCGCGAAGGTGAACACCGCCGCGCAGCAGTACGGCCGGAAGTTCTACATCATGTACGACGCCTCCGGCTGGACGAACATGAAGACCGAGATGCCCGCCGACTGGACGAACGTGATGTCGCAGTACGCGTCCTCGCCGGCGTACGCGCACCAGAACGGCAAGCCGGTCGTCGGCATCTGGGGCTTCGGCTTCAACGACGCGAACCACCCCTGGTCGGCCGCCGACTGCCTGTCGGTCGTGCAGTGGTTCCAGAGCCAGGGCTGCTACGTGATGGGCGGCGTCCCGACCTACTGGCGCACCGGCGTCAACGACTCGCGGTCCGGCTACCTCAACGTCTACTCCGCGTTCAACATGATCTCGCCGTGGATGGTCGGACGCATCGGCTCGGCGGCGGACTCGAACAACTTCTATACGAACGTCAACGTCGGCGACCAGTCCTACTGCAACTCCCACGGCATCGACTACCAGCCCTGCGTCCTGCCCGGCGACCTGTCGGCCCGCCAGCGCGCGCACGGCGACTTCATGTGGGCGCAGTTCTACAACATGGTGCGCGTCGGCGCCCAGGGGATCTACATCTCCATGTTCGACGAGTACGGCGAGGGCAACCAGATCCTCAACACCGCCCCGACGCAGGCCTCCGTCCCGACCAACTCCGGGCTGCTGTCCCTGGACGAGGACGGCACGGCGTGCAGCGCGGACTACTACCTGCGGCTGACCAACGACGGCGGCCGGATGCTCAAGGGCCAGATCGCGCTCACCGCCACGCGTCCCACCGCGCCGGTGCTCAACGGCGGTGGCGGGGGCGGCGGTGGGACCGGCTGCGGCCAGATGGCCGCGAACCAGCAGATCACCGTGAACCAGTCGACCCTCTCATGTGACGGCCGGTTCAAGCTGGTCCTGCAGGGCGACGGCAACCTCGTGCTCTACCAGGGCAGCACGCCGCTGTGGGCCTCGAACACCGTGGGGCAGGCCAGTGCCAACGCCATCATGCAGGGCGACGGCAACTTCGTGGTCTACGACGGCAGCGGCAAGCCGCTGTGGGCCAGCAACACGGCCGGGAACAGCGGCGCGTACCTGAGCGTGCAGAACGACGGCAACACCGTCATCTTCAGTGCAAGCGGCGCCACGTTGTGGAGTACCGGGACCGGCGGGCACTGA